A genomic window from Purpureocillium takamizusanense chromosome 2, complete sequence includes:
- a CDS encoding uncharacterized protein (COG:G~EggNog:ENOG503P2B4): protein MVPKELPTRDQLRDYNHAVAGHAGTLCDADGELFIKPCTQSEIDFYQSANRRHPEFADLMPLFMGSLMLSDPTTEGIDEAVAGVISDAGDIKTTKDQIVASVAQQIKNAPLDTSEPSESQSESQSEDNISWIPTKGKKIKTDKAVVLENATFGFKQANILDAKLGVRLWADDAPLEKKRRFDKISSETTHGNLGFRIAGMRVYRGSEDSSDLDEEDYKIYDKDYGRLSVNNENVVDEFRKFVFNKAAGVDEELGRAVCEAFARDLRRVIDVMSRHESRMFSASLLFVFEGDGEALRKAIEENNSLVDSTVEKAFLDRMTSRIDSGIGLDDSDSDEFDDLEASLPKIYTLKLIDFAHAQWTPGLGPDENILTGVRSLERIFQEMAQ from the exons ATGGTTCCCAAAGAGCTACCTACGCGCGACCAACTGCGCGACTACAACCATGCCGTCGCTGGACA TGCTGGCACCCTttgcgacgccgacggcgaacTTTTCATCAAGCCATGCACGCAGTCGGAAATCGATTTTTACCAATCCGCCAATCGGCGGCATCCTGAATTTGCCGATTTGATGCCCCTCTTCATGGGGTCTTTGATGCTCAGCGACCCGACCACTGAAGGCattgacgaggccgtcgctgGGGTCATCTCCGATGCCGGCGATATCAAGACAACCAAAGACCAGATCGTCGCCTCGGTCGCTCAGCAAATAAAGAACGCGCCGCTCGACACCTCTGAGCCGTCCGAGTCACAGTCCGAGTCACAGTCCGAGGACAACATTTCGTGGATCCCGACAAAGGGCAAGAAGATCAAGACGGACAAAGCCGTCGTTCTCGAGAATGCAACGTTTGGTTTCAAGCAGGCAAACATTCTTGACGCCAAGCTCGGCGTCAGACTgtgggccgacgacgcgccgctcgAAAAGAAGCGTCGCTTCGACAAGATCTCCTCCGAGACAACACACGGCAATCTTGGCTTCCGCATCGCTGGCATGAGGGTCTACCGCGGGTCGGAGGATTCATCAGACCTGGATGAAGAGGATTACAAGATTTACGACAAGGATTACGGTCGCCTGTCCGTCAACAACGAAAATGTAGTCGATGAGTTCCGCAAGTTCGTTTTCAACAAGGCTGCTGGTGTCGATGAGGAGCTAGGTCGGGCTGTTTGCGAAGCCTTTGCGCGCGATTTGAGGAGAGTGATCGATGTCATGTCTCGGCATGAGAGTCGCATGTTCTCAGCGTCGCTACTATTTGTTttcgagggcgacggggaggccCTTCGCAAGGCCATTGAGGAGAACAATTCGCTGGTGGATTCGACGGTCGAGAAGGCATTCTTGGACCGCATGACGAGCCGTATCGACAGCGGCATTGGCCTTGATGACTCAGACAGCGACGAATTCGATGATCTGGAAGCGTCACTGCCCAAGATTTATACGTTGAAGCTCATCGACTTTGCACACGCACAGTGGACACCGGGGCTGGGCCCCGACGAAAACATTCTCACCGGTGTGAGGAGCCTGGAGCGCATCTTCCAGGAGATGGCGCAATGA